From a single Paramormyrops kingsleyae isolate MSU_618 chromosome 14, PKINGS_0.4, whole genome shotgun sequence genomic region:
- the arg2 gene encoding arginase-2, mitochondrial, protein MALSGSLLRVFRTHLRGAARQHVRTHSVAILGAPFSKGQKRRGVEHGPKAIRDAGLVERLSSLEYPVHDYGDLNFQHLDKDEPFMHVPFPRTVGRANQLLSSAVSRAVGAGHTCIMLGGDHSLAIGSVEGHAQQCPDLCLIWVDAHADINTPLTSPSGNLHGQSVAFLLKELRGKMPEIPGFSWMKPFLSSTDLVYIGLRDVDPGEHYILKNLGIQCFTMRDIDRMGIHRVMEVTLDHLLARKQKPIHLSFDIDAFDPSLAPATGTPVNGGLTYREGIYITEEIHNTGLLSAMDVVEVNPVLGANREAVKATAGLAVDVIASSLGQTREGTHMAFQEIPSPKVDTEKLCL, encoded by the exons ATGGCTCTGAGCGGGTCGCTGCTTCGTGTGTTCAGGACGCATCTCCGCGGCGCCGCGCGCCAGCACGTCCGGACACATTCTGTGGCTATTTTAGGGGCGCCATTCTCTAAAGGACAG aaaAGAAGAGGAGTAGAGCATGGACCAAAGGCGATCAGGGATGCGGGTTTGGTTGAGAGGCTATCCAGTTTAG AGTATCCTGTACATGACTATGGAGATCTGAACTTTCAACATCTGGATAAAGATGAGCCCTTCATGCACGTTCCATTCCCCCGCACCGTTGGCCGTGCCAATCAGCTACTGTCCTCGGCAGTTAGTCGGGCTGTGGGTGCTGGGCACACCTGCATCATGCTTGGGGGTGATCACAG TTTGGCCATTGGCTCAGTTGAAGGTCATGCCCAGCAGTGCCCAGACCTCTGCCTGATCTGGGTAGATGCTCATGCTGACATCAACACGCCACTTACGTCGCCCTCCGGCAACCTCCATGGCCAGTCTGTTGCCTTCCTTCTTAAAGAGCTTCGGGGCAAG ATGCCTGAAATTCCTGGTTTCTCCTGGATGAAACCCTTCCTCTCCTCTACAGACCTGGTGTACATTGGCCTGCGGGATGTGGACCCCGGGGAACA TTACATTTTGAAGAACTTGGGAATCCAGTGCTTCACCATGCGAGACATTGACAGGATGGGAATACACAGGGTCATGGAGGTCACTCTTGATCATCTGTTGGCCAG gaaacaaaagccAATTCACCTAAGTTTTGATATTGATGCCTTTGATCCATCTCTGGCCCCTGCCACTGGGACACCTGTAAACGGAGGATTGACCTATAGGGAAGGTATCTACATTACAGAAGAGATTCATAACACAG GACTGTTGTCTGCCATGGATGTGGTGGAGGTGAATCCTGTTTTGGGGGCAAACCGTGAGGCAGTGAAAGCGACTGCAGGACTGGCAGTGGATGTCATTGCATCGTCTCTGGGGCAGACACGAGAAGGCACGCACATGGCCTTTCAGGAAATACCGTCCCCTAAGGTGGACACAGAAAAGTTGTGTCTCTAA
- the rdh12 gene encoding retinol dehydrogenase 12 isoform X1 produces the protein MFVLLLTAGLGMVVLLSVLFAPHIRKYAAGGVCMSQVRLDGKTALITGANTGIGKETAQDLAARGARVVLACRDVEKGEEAAADIRSKVPGAKVEVRELDLADTCSIRAFAQRFLKEVNHLHILVNNAGVMMCPYMKTTDGFEMQLGVNHLGHFLLTYLLIGLLKRSAPARVVVVSSWAHVFGWIRFHDLQSLGSYNSGLAYCQSKLANVLFVRELARRLAGSDVTVNSVHPGSVCSDLVRHSTVMSLLFALFSILLKTPREGAQTSVYCSVAEELYPVSGKHFRWEVDGESPLRQLYEELRQIARSPSFKYTTSDLFKGRGRHFFRAAVYGKVI, from the exons ATGTTTGTATTACTGTTAACCGCAGGTTTGGGAATGGTTGTTCTGCTATCAGTTTTATTTGCTCCTCACATCAG AAAATATGCCGCCGGGGGGGTATGTATGTCCCAAGTCCGACTGGATGGGAAGACAGCGCTGATCACTGGAGCCAATACGGGGATTGGCAAGGAGACGGCACAGGATTTAGCAGCACGAG gAGCTCGGGTTGTGCTGGCTTGTCGAGATGTGGAGAAAGGTGAAGAGGCAGCGGCCGACATCCGCTCCAAGGTGCCGGGGGCAAAGGTTGAGGTGCGAGAACTCGACCTGGCCGACACCTGCTCTATTAGAGCATTTGCACAAAGATTCCTCAAAG AGGTGAACCACCTACATATTTTGGTCAATAATGCTGGAGTAATGATGTGCCCCTATATGAAGACCACAGACGGCTTTGAAATGCAATTAGGTGTTAATCATCTAG GTCATTTCTTGCTGACGTACCTCCTGATCGGGCTGTTAAAGCGCAGCGCCCCAGCTCGCGTCGTCGTCGTATCCTCATGGGCTCATGTCTTCGGCTGGATCCGCTTCCATGACCTGCAGAGTCTAGGCAGCTACAACAGTGGTCTTGCTTACTGCCAGAGCAAGCTGGCCAATGTGCTGTTTGTTCGGGAACTGGCACGCAGACTTGCAG GTTCTGACGTGACCGTGAACTCAGTGCACCCAGGGTCCGTGTGCTCAGACCTGGTTCGGCATTCGACTGTGATGTCCCTGCTCTTTGCACTTTTCTCCATCCTCCTCAAGACGCCGCGGGAAGGTGCTCAGACGTCCGTGTACTGCTCTGTGGCCGAGGAGCTGTACCCTGTCAGCGGAAAGCACTTCAGGTGGGAGGTGGACGGGGAATCGCCGCTGCGGCAGCTCTACGAGGAGCTCAGACAAATCGCCAGAAGTCCTTCATTCAAATACACCACCTCTGATTTATTTAAAGGCAGAGGACGCCATTTCTTTAGGGCAGCTGTTTATGGAAAAGTTATCTAG
- the rdh12 gene encoding retinol dehydrogenase 12 isoform X2: MFVLLLTAGLGMVVLLSVLFAPHIRKYAAGGVCMSQVRLDGKTALITGANTGIGKETAQDLAARGARVVLACRDVEKGEEAAADIRSKVPGAKVEVRELDLADTCSIRAFAQRFLKEVNHLHILVNNAGVMMCPYMKTTDGFEMQLGVNHLGHFLLTYLLIGLLKRSAPARVVVVSSWAHVFGWIRFHDLQSLGSYNSGLAYCQSKLANVLFVRELARRLAGSDVTVNSVHPGSVCSDLVRHSTVMSLLFALFSILLKTPREGAQTSVYCSVAEELYPVSGKHFSDCATAFVAPQGRSDKTARQLWDVSCELLGIEWE; this comes from the exons ATGTTTGTATTACTGTTAACCGCAGGTTTGGGAATGGTTGTTCTGCTATCAGTTTTATTTGCTCCTCACATCAG AAAATATGCCGCCGGGGGGGTATGTATGTCCCAAGTCCGACTGGATGGGAAGACAGCGCTGATCACTGGAGCCAATACGGGGATTGGCAAGGAGACGGCACAGGATTTAGCAGCACGAG gAGCTCGGGTTGTGCTGGCTTGTCGAGATGTGGAGAAAGGTGAAGAGGCAGCGGCCGACATCCGCTCCAAGGTGCCGGGGGCAAAGGTTGAGGTGCGAGAACTCGACCTGGCCGACACCTGCTCTATTAGAGCATTTGCACAAAGATTCCTCAAAG AGGTGAACCACCTACATATTTTGGTCAATAATGCTGGAGTAATGATGTGCCCCTATATGAAGACCACAGACGGCTTTGAAATGCAATTAGGTGTTAATCATCTAG GTCATTTCTTGCTGACGTACCTCCTGATCGGGCTGTTAAAGCGCAGCGCCCCAGCTCGCGTCGTCGTCGTATCCTCATGGGCTCATGTCTTCGGCTGGATCCGCTTCCATGACCTGCAGAGTCTAGGCAGCTACAACAGTGGTCTTGCTTACTGCCAGAGCAAGCTGGCCAATGTGCTGTTTGTTCGGGAACTGGCACGCAGACTTGCAG GTTCTGACGTGACCGTGAACTCAGTGCACCCAGGGTCCGTGTGCTCAGACCTGGTTCGGCATTCGACTGTGATGTCCCTGCTCTTTGCACTTTTCTCCATCCTCCTCAAGACGCCGCGGGAAGGTGCTCAGACGTCCGTGTACTGCTCTGTGGCCGAGGAGCTGTACCCTGTCAGCGGAAAGCACTTCAG CGACTGCGCCACTGCGTTTGTGGCTCCCCAGGGAAGAAGTGACAAGACAGCCCGCCAGCTGTGGGACGTCAGCTGTGAGCTGCTGGGCATTGAATGGGAATGA
- the rdh12 gene encoding retinol dehydrogenase 12 isoform X3: MSQVRLDGKTALITGANTGIGKETAQDLAARGARVVLACRDVEKGEEAAADIRSKVPGAKVEVRELDLADTCSIRAFAQRFLKEVNHLHILVNNAGVMMCPYMKTTDGFEMQLGVNHLGHFLLTYLLIGLLKRSAPARVVVVSSWAHVFGWIRFHDLQSLGSYNSGLAYCQSKLANVLFVRELARRLAGSDVTVNSVHPGSVCSDLVRHSTVMSLLFALFSILLKTPREGAQTSVYCSVAEELYPVSGKHFRWEVDGESPLRQLYEELRQIARSPSFKYTTSDLFKGRGRHFFRAAVYGKVI, encoded by the exons ATGTCCCAAGTCCGACTGGATGGGAAGACAGCGCTGATCACTGGAGCCAATACGGGGATTGGCAAGGAGACGGCACAGGATTTAGCAGCACGAG gAGCTCGGGTTGTGCTGGCTTGTCGAGATGTGGAGAAAGGTGAAGAGGCAGCGGCCGACATCCGCTCCAAGGTGCCGGGGGCAAAGGTTGAGGTGCGAGAACTCGACCTGGCCGACACCTGCTCTATTAGAGCATTTGCACAAAGATTCCTCAAAG AGGTGAACCACCTACATATTTTGGTCAATAATGCTGGAGTAATGATGTGCCCCTATATGAAGACCACAGACGGCTTTGAAATGCAATTAGGTGTTAATCATCTAG GTCATTTCTTGCTGACGTACCTCCTGATCGGGCTGTTAAAGCGCAGCGCCCCAGCTCGCGTCGTCGTCGTATCCTCATGGGCTCATGTCTTCGGCTGGATCCGCTTCCATGACCTGCAGAGTCTAGGCAGCTACAACAGTGGTCTTGCTTACTGCCAGAGCAAGCTGGCCAATGTGCTGTTTGTTCGGGAACTGGCACGCAGACTTGCAG GTTCTGACGTGACCGTGAACTCAGTGCACCCAGGGTCCGTGTGCTCAGACCTGGTTCGGCATTCGACTGTGATGTCCCTGCTCTTTGCACTTTTCTCCATCCTCCTCAAGACGCCGCGGGAAGGTGCTCAGACGTCCGTGTACTGCTCTGTGGCCGAGGAGCTGTACCCTGTCAGCGGAAAGCACTTCAGGTGGGAGGTGGACGGGGAATCGCCGCTGCGGCAGCTCTACGAGGAGCTCAGACAAATCGCCAGAAGTCCTTCATTCAAATACACCACCTCTGATTTATTTAAAGGCAGAGGACGCCATTTCTTTAGGGCAGCTGTTTATGGAAAAGTTATCTAG